A genome region from Taeniopygia guttata chromosome 5, bTaeGut7.mat, whole genome shotgun sequence includes the following:
- the CEND1 gene encoding cell cycle exit and neuronal differentiation protein 1 has translation MDSKGNVRSGNKHDAKAASSGKPEKPNPAPATNADKKEAPKEQPAPATATKKAGGDAAIANNHSNLKPSPAATETQEASGQSPDSDHKGNSSEESPGSFFDNMKPLIIVGGVAVAALAVIVGVAFLARKK, from the coding sequence ATGGATTCCAAAGGCAACGTCCGAAGCGGAAACAAACATGACGCCAAGGCCGCCAGCTCCGGGAAGccagaaaaacccaaccctgCGCCTGCCACCAATGCAGACAAGAAGGAGGCCCCCAAAGAgcagcctgctcctgccacGGCCACCAAGAAGGCAGGCGGGGACGCCGCCATCGCCAACAACCACAGCAACCTGAAACCCAGCCCCGCCGCCACGGAGACGCAGGAGGCCAGCGGCCAGTCCCCTGACTCTGACCACAAGGGAAACAGCTCCGAGGAGTCACCGGGCAGCTTCTTCGACAACATGAAGCCCTTGATCATCGTCGGAGGAGTGGCGGTGGCCGCGCTGGCTGTGATTGTGGGAGTGGCATTCCTAGCCCGGAAAAAATGA
- the GATD1 gene encoding glutamine amidotransferase-like class 1 domain-containing protein 1 isoform X3, which yields MSDRLAKPSCLIIASAATAGVSAQSFLHCFTLASSAFNLQVATPGGKPIDFVDVNEGNMRWIQDFRMKSYANPAKLESIDGARYHALLIPNCPGAVTDLANSGYLAKILQHFSTESKPICAVGQGVAALCCATNEDKSWVFQGYSLTGPSVYELVRQPNFASLSIIVEDFVKDSGATFSASSPDAVHVVLDRHLVTGQNENSTLPAVQNLLILCNVRK from the exons ATGTCGGACCGGCTGGCCAAGCCCTCCTGCCTCATCATCGCCAGCGCCGCCACCGCGG GTGTTTCAGCCCAGTCATTCCTTCACTGCTTTACTCTGGCCAGCTCTGCCTTTAACCTGCAAGTGGCAACACCTGGG GGGAAGCCCATTGATTTTGTGGATGTGAACGAGGGCAACATGCGCTGGATCCAGGACTTCCGCATGAAATCCTATGCCAACCCCGCCAAGCTGGAGTCCATTGATG GGGCTCGGTACCACGCCCTGCTGATCCCAAACTGCCCCGGGGCCGTGACTGACCTGGCCAACAGCGGGTACCTGGCCAAGATCCTGCAGCACTTCAGCACTGAGAGCA AGCCTatctgtgctgtgggacagggagtGGCAGCTTTGTGTTGTGCCACCAATGAGGATAAATCCTGGGTTTTTCAGGGATACAGCCTGACAGGG CCCTCTGTGTACGAGCTGGTGAGGCAGCCGAATTTTGCCAGTTTGTCCATCATTGTGGAGGACTTTGTGAAGGATTCTGGAGCTACATTCAGTG CCAGCAGCCCAGATGCCGTCCATGTGGTGCTGGACAGGCACCTGGTGACAGGACAGAATGAGAATTCCACCCTTCCTGCTGTCCAGAACCTTCTGATTCTTTGCAATGTCAG
- the GATD1 gene encoding glutamine amidotransferase-like class 1 domain-containing protein 1 isoform X2 has translation MSDRLAKPSCLIIASAATAGVSAQSFLHCFTLASSAFNLQVATPGGKPIDFVDVNEGNMRWIQDFRMKSYANPAKLESIDGARYHALLIPNCPGAVTDLANSGYLAKILQHFSTESKPICAVGQGVAALCCATNEDKSWVFQGYSLTGPSVYELVRQPNFASLSIIVEDFVKDSGATFSASSPDAVHVVLDRHLVTGQNENSTLPAVQNLLILCNVSRK, from the exons ATGTCGGACCGGCTGGCCAAGCCCTCCTGCCTCATCATCGCCAGCGCCGCCACCGCGG GTGTTTCAGCCCAGTCATTCCTTCACTGCTTTACTCTGGCCAGCTCTGCCTTTAACCTGCAAGTGGCAACACCTGGG GGGAAGCCCATTGATTTTGTGGATGTGAACGAGGGCAACATGCGCTGGATCCAGGACTTCCGCATGAAATCCTATGCCAACCCCGCCAAGCTGGAGTCCATTGATG GGGCTCGGTACCACGCCCTGCTGATCCCAAACTGCCCCGGGGCCGTGACTGACCTGGCCAACAGCGGGTACCTGGCCAAGATCCTGCAGCACTTCAGCACTGAGAGCA AGCCTatctgtgctgtgggacagggagtGGCAGCTTTGTGTTGTGCCACCAATGAGGATAAATCCTGGGTTTTTCAGGGATACAGCCTGACAGGG CCCTCTGTGTACGAGCTGGTGAGGCAGCCGAATTTTGCCAGTTTGTCCATCATTGTGGAGGACTTTGTGAAGGATTCTGGAGCTACATTCAGTG CCAGCAGCCCAGATGCCGTCCATGTGGTGCTGGACAGGCACCTGGTGACAGGACAGAATGAGAATTCCACCCTTCCTGCTGTCCAGAACCTTCTGATTCTTTGCAATGTCAG